Proteins from a single region of Pyxidicoccus trucidator:
- a CDS encoding amidase, whose protein sequence is MAQAELCSRGEISADELLDACHARIDALNPLLRAVVTVDRERSHPANPGPFSGVPFLVKDATAWPGLRWSMGSRLFSANVARQQTPYGRRLEEAGLVCVGKSATSEFGLLGSTETLLEGVTHNPWNLSVSATGSSGGSAAAVAAGLVPLAHANDGGGSIRIPASACGLFGFKPSRGLTVPASFGGSDFGDMTSDHCISRSVRDSALFLSLTEDRSGGRPIGFVRDPINRKLRIATWTRTMMGMEPEPPVRRAYDEAVALLLALGHSVEPIAPPAFDGPSLAHAFFLVAGAAIAGIVETVDRSRDLPVQGDELEPFTWALVEDFLAQGPDALPRSRAAFAQAVHVYLEATRGYDVVLTPTMATEQWRLGHLSPILGREELIRRTARTVGYTPIHNIAGCPGMSVPLHFPEDGLPIGMHFAAAPGADTLLFGLAYQLEQARPWKDLWAPYSIPALWPG, encoded by the coding sequence ATGGCGCAGGCGGAGCTGTGTTCCCGGGGCGAGATCTCTGCGGACGAACTGCTCGACGCGTGCCATGCGCGCATCGATGCGTTGAACCCACTGTTGCGTGCGGTGGTCACAGTCGATCGCGAGCGCTCCCATCCGGCAAACCCGGGGCCGTTCTCCGGGGTGCCGTTCCTGGTCAAGGACGCCACCGCGTGGCCCGGGCTGCGTTGGTCGATGGGCTCGCGGCTGTTCTCGGCCAACGTCGCCCGGCAGCAGACGCCATACGGCAGGCGGCTCGAAGAGGCGGGGCTCGTGTGCGTTGGAAAGAGCGCGACGTCCGAGTTCGGTCTGCTCGGTAGCACCGAGACGCTGCTCGAAGGCGTCACACACAACCCGTGGAACCTCTCGGTCTCGGCCACGGGCTCGTCCGGAGGCAGCGCGGCGGCTGTCGCCGCAGGGCTCGTCCCGCTCGCGCATGCCAACGACGGCGGCGGTTCCATCCGCATCCCCGCCTCGGCGTGCGGTCTCTTCGGCTTCAAGCCGAGCCGGGGGCTCACCGTGCCGGCGAGCTTCGGCGGCTCGGACTTCGGGGACATGACGAGCGACCACTGCATCAGCCGCTCGGTGCGTGACAGCGCGCTGTTCCTTTCCCTGACCGAGGACCGCTCGGGAGGCCGTCCCATCGGCTTCGTGCGCGATCCCATCAACCGCAAGCTGCGCATCGCGACCTGGACGCGAACGATGATGGGCATGGAGCCGGAGCCCCCGGTGCGCCGTGCCTACGATGAGGCGGTGGCGCTGCTCCTGGCTCTCGGCCACAGCGTCGAGCCCATCGCACCGCCTGCCTTCGACGGTCCCTCGCTTGCCCACGCGTTCTTCCTCGTCGCGGGCGCGGCCATCGCTGGCATCGTCGAGACGGTGGACCGGTCTCGCGACCTGCCCGTGCAGGGCGACGAGCTCGAGCCCTTCACCTGGGCCCTGGTGGAGGACTTCCTCGCGCAGGGGCCCGACGCGCTGCCCCGGTCTCGCGCGGCCTTCGCTCAAGCGGTGCACGTCTATCTCGAGGCGACCCGAGGCTACGACGTGGTGCTCACCCCGACCATGGCCACCGAGCAGTGGCGCCTCGGGCACCTCTCGCCGATTCTCGGACGTGAGGAGCTGATCCGTCGCACCGCGCGCACCGTCGGCTACACGCCGATCCACAACATCGCCGGCTGCCCCGGGATGTCCGTGCCCCTTCACTTCCCGGAGGACGGGCTCCCCATCGGCATGCACTTCGCCGCGGCCCCCGGCGCCGACACGCTGCTGTTCGGCCTGGCGTACCAGCTCGAACAGGCGCGCCCCTGGAAGGACCTCTGGGCGCCCTACTCGATTCCCGCGCTCTGGCCCGGCTGA
- a CDS encoding ribonuclease H-like domain-containing protein, translating into MLQRTFQHIPGVGPWREKDLWSRGIRTWDDFPAAGTGVAISRKSDDVARARIAEARDALARKDLRKLAELLPSREHWRLYPEFHDDAVYFDIETDGKDAQAPTVVSLFDSAGLHVFIQGRNMDALPEAMAERRLWVTFNGSCFDVPVLRDYFGPGRFPVPDAHIDLRFVTRRLGIGGGLKEIEGKIGAERPQHLKGVHGYDAVLLWRAYLRRGDVEALRFLVEYNLYDSFQLRTLMDVSYNRGADDLNQDVPRLPVFDRGDVLYDVSKILLDLGPTERDLQTLARVRAMEQDS; encoded by the coding sequence ATGCTGCAGCGCACTTTCCAGCACATCCCCGGCGTGGGGCCCTGGAGGGAGAAGGACCTGTGGTCCCGGGGCATCCGGACCTGGGACGACTTCCCGGCGGCCGGAACCGGGGTGGCCATCAGCAGGAAGTCGGACGACGTCGCCCGCGCGCGCATCGCCGAGGCCCGTGACGCCCTGGCGCGCAAGGACCTGCGGAAGCTGGCCGAGCTGCTGCCGTCTCGGGAGCACTGGCGGCTGTACCCCGAGTTCCACGACGACGCGGTGTACTTCGACATCGAGACGGACGGGAAGGACGCGCAGGCGCCCACGGTGGTGAGCCTGTTCGACTCGGCCGGGCTGCACGTGTTCATCCAGGGCCGGAACATGGACGCACTGCCGGAGGCGATGGCGGAGCGGCGGCTGTGGGTGACGTTCAACGGCTCGTGCTTCGACGTGCCGGTGTTGCGGGACTACTTCGGGCCGGGGCGCTTCCCGGTGCCGGACGCGCACATCGACCTGCGCTTCGTGACGCGGCGGCTGGGCATTGGCGGCGGGCTGAAGGAAATCGAAGGGAAGATTGGCGCCGAGCGGCCGCAGCACCTGAAGGGCGTCCACGGGTACGACGCCGTGCTGCTGTGGCGGGCGTACCTGCGCCGTGGCGACGTGGAGGCGCTGCGGTTCCTCGTCGAGTACAACCTCTACGACTCCTTCCAGCTCCGGACGCTGATGGACGTGTCGTACAACCGCGGCGCGGACGACCTGAACCAGGACGTCCCCCGGCTGCCCGTGTTCGACCGCGGCGACGTGCTGTACGACGTGAGCAAGATCCTCCTGGACCTGGGGCCCACCGAGCGTGACTTGCAGACGCTCGCGAGGGTGCGGGCCATGGAGCAGGACTCCTGA
- a CDS encoding (deoxy)nucleoside triphosphate pyrophosphohydrolase, which yields MTVAATRTVRVVAALIPSREDAERFLVQQRLPGGSRALLWEFPGGKVEPGETDEAALARECREELDVELSVGRRLWENRHTYPDLTVELVLYAARLVTGEPKALGAHQLAFQTPAEMQALPFCEADIPLLNDLVAGRLGSLD from the coding sequence GTGACGGTGGCCGCGACCAGGACGGTCCGCGTCGTCGCGGCACTGATTCCGAGCCGCGAGGACGCCGAGCGGTTCCTGGTGCAGCAGCGGCTCCCCGGCGGAAGCCGGGCCCTGCTGTGGGAGTTCCCCGGCGGCAAGGTGGAGCCGGGGGAGACGGACGAAGCCGCGCTGGCCCGCGAGTGTCGCGAGGAGCTGGACGTGGAGCTCTCCGTCGGCCGGCGGCTGTGGGAGAACCGGCACACGTACCCGGACCTCACGGTGGAACTGGTGCTCTATGCCGCCCGGCTGGTGACGGGTGAGCCCAAGGCCCTGGGAGCGCACCAGCTGGCGTTCCAGACTCCGGCGGAGATGCAGGCCCTGCCGTTCTGCGAGGCGGACATCCCGCTGCTGAACGACCTGGTGGCGGGAAGGCTGGGCTCGCTCGATTGA
- a CDS encoding PQQ-binding-like beta-propeller repeat protein, with product MKKRPLSWKRWLGGAAVAGLLVGCSAAPYYTNPELPRPPSHPPVDYFSVEWWAPLAPPTRLEFAPREVATPAYDPDNKHVIALTRDGYARAVGPDGKVKWSFRTPLRFNAGARVSEGVVYVPGGDGVLYALDSATGDVKWKYAAGESLATVPVLADGLVLVASESDTLYAVKAADGVWAWQYRRDPPSGFTIRGASTPLVHEGTAYVGFSDGFVVALSISDGSATWEKSLSGAGTEFLDVDAQPVMNEAGQLFVASYKSGIFALEADTGDMVWNTTVGGMTSLLARGQLLFASGDGRVDAYLADSGRLLWSRPLGERAGAAPVFAQGMLLVPIQRSLLFLDPKTGKSRVTWNPGDGITATPYVAGSQVFVLSNNGWLYALDVNGFRG from the coding sequence ATGAAGAAGCGGCCTTTGAGCTGGAAGCGTTGGCTGGGTGGCGCCGCGGTCGCGGGGCTTCTGGTGGGCTGCAGCGCGGCACCGTACTACACGAACCCGGAGCTGCCCCGGCCCCCCTCCCACCCACCGGTGGACTACTTCTCGGTGGAGTGGTGGGCGCCGTTGGCCCCGCCCACGCGGCTGGAGTTCGCGCCGCGTGAGGTGGCGACTCCGGCCTATGACCCGGACAACAAGCACGTCATCGCGCTCACGCGGGACGGCTATGCCCGCGCCGTGGGTCCGGACGGCAAGGTGAAGTGGTCCTTCCGCACGCCGCTCCGCTTCAACGCGGGCGCGCGGGTGAGCGAGGGCGTCGTCTATGTCCCCGGTGGCGACGGCGTGCTGTACGCGCTGGACTCGGCCACCGGCGACGTGAAGTGGAAGTACGCGGCGGGCGAGTCGCTGGCGACGGTGCCGGTGCTGGCGGACGGCCTGGTGCTGGTGGCCTCGGAGAGCGACACGCTGTACGCGGTGAAGGCCGCGGACGGCGTGTGGGCCTGGCAGTACCGCAGGGATCCTCCGTCGGGCTTCACCATCCGGGGCGCCTCCACACCGCTGGTCCACGAGGGCACCGCCTACGTCGGGTTCTCCGACGGCTTCGTCGTGGCGCTGAGCATCTCCGACGGGAGCGCCACCTGGGAGAAGTCGCTGTCCGGGGCCGGCACCGAGTTCCTGGACGTGGACGCCCAGCCGGTGATGAACGAGGCCGGCCAGCTGTTCGTGGCCTCGTACAAGAGCGGCATCTTCGCCCTGGAAGCGGACACGGGCGACATGGTGTGGAACACCACCGTGGGCGGCATGACGTCGCTGCTCGCCCGGGGGCAGCTGCTCTTCGCTTCCGGTGACGGCCGGGTGGATGCCTACCTGGCCGACAGCGGGCGGCTCCTCTGGTCGCGCCCCCTGGGGGAACGGGCGGGGGCTGCTCCCGTGTTCGCCCAGGGAATGCTGCTCGTGCCCATCCAGCGCTCGCTGCTGTTCCTGGACCCGAAGACGGGCAAGTCTCGGGTGACGTGGAACCCGGGTGACGGCATCACCGCGACGCCGTACGTGGCGGGCTCACAGGTCTTCGTGCTGTCCAACAACGGCTGGTTGTACGCCCTGGACGTGAACGGGTTTCGCGGGTGA
- a CDS encoding tetratricopeptide repeat protein encodes MAGTKTEKIRQKELRAPDTFQKVGVEASDWLAQRQKLIGIAAGVLILGGLGVGIANEVSKSGEEKASQALGQALTVLERPVEGVEPAQPGDTQTPFKTVQERDEALVTSLTDFRKEHGGTRSATTAALTLGKAQFRLGKFPEAQAAFADFLKTAPENEPLRAGALEGEGYALEAQQKYDEAIKSFDQMDKAGGGEFLPGMGAYHKGRMLILQDKKEEAAQVLSKVSTDHPNTAAARLSSERLAVLASEGVKVPAPAQPAAATGQDAG; translated from the coding sequence GTGGCCGGAACCAAGACCGAGAAGATTCGCCAGAAGGAGCTTCGCGCGCCGGACACCTTCCAGAAGGTCGGTGTCGAGGCCAGTGACTGGCTGGCTCAGCGGCAGAAGTTGATCGGCATCGCCGCGGGCGTGCTGATCCTCGGCGGCCTGGGCGTGGGCATCGCCAACGAGGTGTCCAAGAGTGGCGAGGAGAAGGCCTCCCAGGCGCTCGGCCAGGCGCTCACCGTCCTGGAGCGGCCCGTCGAGGGTGTGGAGCCCGCGCAGCCGGGTGACACCCAGACTCCGTTCAAGACTGTCCAGGAGCGGGACGAGGCGCTGGTGACGTCCCTCACGGACTTCCGCAAGGAGCACGGCGGGACGCGCTCCGCGACGACGGCGGCGCTGACGCTGGGCAAGGCCCAGTTCCGGCTCGGCAAGTTCCCGGAGGCGCAGGCGGCCTTCGCGGACTTCCTCAAGACCGCCCCCGAGAACGAGCCGCTCCGCGCGGGCGCGCTGGAGGGCGAGGGCTACGCCCTGGAGGCCCAGCAGAAGTACGACGAGGCCATCAAGTCCTTCGACCAGATGGACAAGGCCGGCGGCGGCGAGTTCCTGCCCGGCATGGGCGCGTACCACAAGGGCCGCATGCTCATCCTCCAGGACAAGAAGGAGGAGGCGGCGCAGGTCCTCTCGAAGGTCTCCACCGACCACCCGAACACCGCGGCGGCGCGGCTGTCCAGCGAGCGGCTGGCGGTGCTTGCCTCCGAGGGCGTGAAGGTTCCCGCTCCGGCGCAGCCGGCGGCGGCCACGGGTCAGGACGCGGGGTAG
- the der gene encoding ribosome biogenesis GTPase Der has product MKPLVAIVGRPNVGKSTLFNRLVGKRLALVEDMPGVTRDRHYHDAEWEGRTFTFIDTGGFVPGDKDSLLQQVREQAQLAVEECDVIIFVVDAREGITPADDAVAKYLRKSGKPVVVAANKLDNTTGQMQSLAAEFYKLGLGEVQPMSAEHGLGVPGLFDEVVAKLPPKSEDEDAEAPPDDGVIRVSIIGRPNVGKSTLVNSILKQKRVVASEIPGTTRDPVDSPLTYKGHQLILTDTAGIRRKKTIAHRVEQFSVINALKAMERSDVAVLLMDATEVAVDQDAKLAGLSEERGRALVIVVNKWDLVGADERRQETFRETLKYSLKFVGYAPILFTSALTGSKVEKVVDVAVELAQQFRFRAPTPQLNRLLEHMVDNHPAPIVRGKPLRLYYISQVTTAPPTFAITTNHPEGVPDMYKRYITNQLRKTFDLRVPIRIFFRARPGQAKREARKKPHLQGKN; this is encoded by the coding sequence ATGAAGCCCCTGGTTGCAATTGTCGGACGCCCCAACGTGGGCAAGAGCACGCTGTTCAACCGCCTCGTCGGCAAGCGCCTCGCGCTCGTCGAGGACATGCCCGGTGTGACGAGGGATCGCCACTACCACGACGCTGAGTGGGAGGGCCGCACCTTCACCTTCATCGACACCGGCGGCTTCGTCCCCGGCGACAAGGACTCGCTGCTCCAGCAGGTGCGCGAGCAGGCCCAGCTCGCGGTGGAGGAGTGCGACGTCATCATCTTCGTCGTCGATGCGCGAGAGGGCATCACTCCCGCCGACGACGCGGTGGCGAAGTACCTGCGCAAGAGCGGCAAGCCGGTGGTGGTGGCCGCCAACAAGCTGGACAACACCACCGGGCAGATGCAGTCGCTGGCCGCCGAGTTCTACAAGCTGGGCCTGGGCGAGGTGCAGCCCATGTCCGCCGAGCACGGCCTGGGCGTGCCGGGCCTCTTCGACGAGGTGGTGGCGAAGCTGCCCCCGAAGTCGGAGGACGAGGACGCCGAGGCCCCGCCGGACGACGGCGTCATCCGCGTGTCCATCATCGGCCGGCCCAACGTGGGCAAGAGCACCCTGGTCAACTCCATCCTCAAGCAGAAGCGGGTGGTGGCCAGCGAGATTCCGGGCACCACCCGGGATCCGGTGGACTCGCCGCTGACCTACAAAGGCCACCAGCTCATCCTCACGGACACCGCGGGCATCCGGCGCAAGAAGACGATTGCGCACCGGGTGGAGCAGTTCTCGGTCATCAACGCGCTGAAGGCGATGGAGCGCAGCGACGTGGCGGTCCTGCTGATGGACGCCACGGAGGTCGCCGTGGACCAGGACGCGAAGCTGGCGGGCCTGTCCGAGGAGCGCGGACGGGCGCTGGTCATCGTCGTCAACAAGTGGGACCTGGTGGGCGCGGACGAGCGCCGGCAGGAGACCTTCCGAGAGACGCTCAAGTACTCGCTCAAGTTCGTGGGCTACGCGCCCATCCTCTTCACCTCGGCCCTGACGGGCTCGAAGGTGGAGAAGGTGGTGGACGTGGCGGTGGAGCTGGCCCAGCAGTTCCGCTTCCGGGCGCCCACCCCCCAGCTCAACCGGCTGCTGGAGCACATGGTGGACAACCACCCGGCGCCCATCGTCCGGGGCAAGCCCCTGCGCCTGTACTACATCTCCCAGGTGACCACGGCGCCGCCGACCTTCGCGATTACGACGAACCATCCCGAAGGCGTCCCGGACATGTACAAGCGGTACATCACCAATCAGCTCCGCAAGACGTTCGACCTGAGGGTCCCCATCCGCATCTTCTTCCGGGCCCGGCCCGGCCAGGCGAAGCGCGAGGCCCGCAAGAAGCCGCATCTCCAGGGGAAAAACTGA